The genomic stretch CCACTTCTCTGGATTTTTTCCTTCCATTGCCCGCCACCCCCGCTCTATCCAGACACCGGGCTCGGCCAATGTGTTGCCTGTGTCAATCGTCGCCCCCGCCTCCTCCCCACCGCCCTGCCTGCTAGCTACGCAGCCTCTACCACGCCGCTCGCACCTACACCTCATCGTCACCTATTAAACTATTATGATTACAAAAAATCTGAATAAtaaattaagcatatataattttttaagtatttgtgctcatgaaagtgCTACTACCTGTTCTTATGCATGTCGTGATCATTTGGTACCTAGCTAAAAACAAATAAACACAAGGGTAAGTAAAAAAATATTTCCTCCATtcgaaattataagttattctaaaaatcttgaagagtcaaagcatattaagtttgaccaaatttgtaTGATAAcacaataacatttatgatactatctaagtatcattaggttcttcgTTAGTTATGTTTTCATAGTAATatctatttgatatcataaacctttctaattttttctataatgttGATCAAActttgagatgttttgactctcgaagattcttggaatggagagagtactTAGCAAGCAGTACATTTAGAACCAGACGAAGAAATACAGCATGTGAATTTATGAACGAAAAACAGAACATATACGAAATAGTAGTAAACGAGTGAAGCAGACAGTACTACCCATTGGCATTTGGCAATGGTAATGAAGCCAGAACCGACAGATGGCCTGAGCCTGATCGATCGCTGAACTGTCCGTACGTGCCCGCGGTTGAGTTCCCAGCTCGGGTGAAGGAAGAGGAGCCCTTGTGCATGATGCTCTCCGTTCTTTCCTAATTTAAAATCAAAGTCCAACCCGATAGTTTTTGTAATGATCCATGAAatgaaaacatatatatagatgtGCTGGTTTGAAGCCACCTCTTTGCAGAGCTCGTGTAGCACATGGCCGGGTGATCAACCAGCCTACTAGTCGTGTCACAGTCTCACAGGCTGTAACAACAAAAGGACGCTAAGCTAACAAAGTTAATTACTACTGCTTCTAAGCAATCTCCCGGTACCCTGACTAGTCGTGTGTCACAGTCTCACAGACTCACACCACTGGGATAGTTCTCCTTTATCGGAGCAAGGCTGGGCTTCCACGCGTCCCGGCACGGCGTCGGGCTCATCGCGCCGCAGTCCCCGGCACGGAACTCGCCCTTGAGCTCGTCCATCCTGGCCTTGCGCTCCCGCGCGCTCTGCGCGTTCAGCCTCGCCACCAGCGCCTCCGCGTCCTTCCTCTTCAGCACGATCTTCACCGTCACCACCGCGGCGGCCCCCGAGGCCTGCttgccgacggcggcggcgtcgtcgtcgtcaccgaCGCCGCCCGCCCACGAGACTCCTCCCGCACGAGCACGAGCACGCGAACGCCCCGGCCCCGCCCGCGTCGTCGTTtcgtcctgctgctgctgctgctgctgctgctcgagcTCGACGTCGTCCCGCTGATGCTTGCGCGGCGTGACGGCTAAgcgcctcggcggcggcgcggcatcCGGACCCGCCGCCGGCACCAACCCGGTGACAAAGCTCTTGGGACGCCGCCTCCCCCTGGTCGTCACGGCGGCCGTGCCGGCGGCctccttgcggcacatgcacggCGCCACGGTGTTGCCCATGtctgtgcgtgcgtgcgtgaagCGGGACTGACTGGCCAAGTGAATGGTTGTCACGGAGTGACACGGGGCGGAGGCAAAGGGTGCTGCTGGCGCCGGACACTGGACCGCAGGACTGGTGGTGCTCGAGTGCTGCTGGCCCGGGCGGTTAAATAAGTACGGCCGTGCATTGTAGCGTGCGCGAAGGGGGGAGGACTGGTTCAACCTGGGTAAAAAGGACGTGCGCAGCTCGCCGTATAGACCCGGGCGGCTGGGCTCCTTCGCGGTCCACGGCCACGGGGGACTGAACTCTCAACTGAGGGCTTCTCTTCCTCCGTCGTCTTTTGGAGGGTGGACCTGGAGTGGTGTGGCCGCGGCGGTGAGAGTGCCACGCTGTTGGTCGAGATCGGAGTTACCTGGCCGGAGCGCAGGCTGTGGCTCGAGACCGTGGACGACGGGGCGGAATTCACGCGTTTCGCCTCGATTCGAGTCGAGCCGAGCTTTGACGACGGGTGATGGTGACCCGTGCCGTGGTGCCACGGCCCCGTGCCCGCGACCAGACGGGCCGGCCGGGAACGGATGCATTGCGTTGGTCAGGATTCCGGGTGGGTGACGTGGTGTTTTGTTGTGCGATATGTGGGGTGGGGTCCCTATTCAGGACAGTTTCCTAGAAGCTGGCGCGCGGAGCGTAACGGAAAATCTGAAGGCAACTGAACTGATCGACCGTGGGGGCCTGCCTGGGTAGCGACTCCTTGAGTTGGCCGTGTACGCGTGTGAAGGGATCTGTGCTAGGCTTTGCGTTGACAGGTCGTCGTGACTCGTGAGCTAGTGGTAGCACAGGTCCACTGTCGTTGGTTTGCTCCGTTATGTTAAAGAAGGTGTTTAGGACTGTTCTACTCCATGTTTTTAAAACTATCAATTAATTTGTTCCGATCTAGGATAATAAGCTCATGAGCTTGATCTTACTTCACCCTAAACGAAAGAAGACTTCCATATCCAAGTTTCACTCAGACGTAGCTGCCTTCTTTTTGGGCGTGAAGCAATGTCAAACCAAAATACCCAATAAGCATAAGCATTAGCTCTCCCTGAAGAGGACGTGAAAACACAGAGACAAAGGCATGATCTTTGAATAGGAAAAAGAATGGATCCGAAGGTCTCAAATCAATTGCCTTATTCGAAAAAAGCCTTCTTTTTTGAAAGATATATCTCGTGTCTGAACTGCATTGTTCCACTCTGCAAGAAGTCCGAATCCGTCTCTTGCACCTCTACGGTAGAACCCGTCGGGGAGGCCTGAGAGGCGGTGGTTTACCCTATGGCGGATGTCAGCGGTTCGAGTCCGCTTATCTCCAGCCCGTGAACTTAGCGGATACTATGATAGCACCGAAGGTTGCCAATTTGTCAGTTCGATCTATGATTTTGCATTCATGGATGTTGATAAGATCCTTCCATTTAGTAGCACCTTAGGATGGCATAGCCTTAACGTTAATGGCGAGGTTCAAAAGCTCACAGTTTTAGCTCCACGTACTAAGTTCGGAAAAAATAGGTGGAGTTGTAAGAACACCTAAAGAAGTACTCCACAAACgcttttgtggagctgctctatGTTAAAATTTatagagcagtcccaaacactctAAGTCGTATTTTTGTTTCGTTCACGCAAGACTTCAATTGCCTATTTTGTTCAATAGTTATTTTGGGGGAAATTTTTTCATTCAAAAATTCAATGGTCCAACCTGTCGTCATTTTTCTGGATTTTCAATCGTCCTGACAGTTTCAGAGCAGCTGGTCAGGCATGGTGGGTTAACTCAATCACGAACCCGCGGGCGTGACGACCAAAACTATCCAAATCCAAACACCTATAATAAACCAACAAAGGTGTGTTCCTACAAGTCGACCGAGAACGAGACTCAGCCTCATATAGCAATTACCATCAGACTCGAAAGATGGAACTCTCAGAAAATTTGCAGACTGGTGGTGGCTCAGGTGCGCTTGCATACAAACAGAAAATAATCGCCAGATTGCCCAAAAAATTTACATCTATTTAATAAAGGGAAAACTGTACATTATTCGGACTACAAAACCACATGCAGACATGCAAAACATAATAActggagaagaaaaagaaacaatAGCCGCCAAAACTTTCAACTGTTTATCTATCGTCAAAATATAGAAGGGctttctttccttgataagCCCGGTTGTATCTGTTTCTTAGACAACTACAAGAAGAGTATTTGCTGTGAGCAATTCACAGGATATACTGACGACAACCTAAAACATGCTTCCGTTTATGCTTTTATGCCGCAACAGGCTGAACGAGCCCTGCCCCGGAGGGAGTGATGTCGCCTGCAGCATTCTGATCATACCTTGATAAGTACTTGTCTACCGCTGCAGCAGCCTGCCGCCCCTCCGTGATGGCCCAAACCACCAGTGATTGTCCACGTCTACAGTCCCCGGCTGCAAACACACCATCAACACTGGTCGCAAAGTCTCCAAACTGCGCTTTGAAGTTTGATCTGTTGTCCTTCTCCAAACCCAGTTTCTCAGCGATAGTCTGCAGGAAGACAACATAGTTTTTTGACGGCATTTCTCACAAATGGTACTTTAGGCACTATAACAATGGTACTTAGGCACTAGAACTAGAATAGCCTTGAGGGGTACTAACCGCTTCAGGACCCAAGAATCCCATAGCCAGGAGGACGAGATCAGCCTCAATAATCTCTTCTGATCCTTCGATCTCCTTGAGTTGAAATCTTCCATCTACCTTCTCCCACTTCACACGCACTACCTCAAGGGCCTTCACCTTGCCATTTTCATCGCCAATAAAACGCTTTGTCAAGACTTCATAAGTTCTTGGATCCTTCCCAAACTTGGTAGCAGCTTCTTGATGACCATAGTCAACACGGAAAATTCTTGGCCACTAAAAGCAAAAGGAGAAATAAGCAAATAAGAACACCAAAGCTGGAAAAGATGCACAAGCAACGATATATTCCTGCACTCAGCAACCTAAGGACAAAAACAGTACTCTAAAAAACGTGATAAATAACTGCAAAGGGAGAAAGATAGTCACCTGCGGCCATGGGTTGTCAGCAGCTCTATTGCTTGGTGGTTTTGACAGGAGTTCAAGATTTACAAGGTTGGTGCAACCATGCCTAATAGATGTGCCAATGCAATCTGTGCCTGTATCACCTCCACCGATAACCACCACCTTTTTTCCACGGGCGGATATATATTTACCATCCTCCAGGTTGCTGTCGAGTAAACTTTTGGTATTTGCATGGAGAAATTCCATTGCAAAATGAACTCCAGATAGCTCACGTCCAGGGATAGTGAGGTCTCTGTTAAGGACATGCCCATAGGTCAATATAAAGCACATCATGCTATTTTGTTGCAGTTATTGAATGATATACCATCTATATCTTACAAACAAATACAGGGGTATATTTAGGAGCTAGTGTAAATCAAAATTTTATCTGGGTGCCTTCAGTTTGTTGTTACCTTGGTTTTGTTGCTCCACAAGCCAAAATAACTGCATCATTCTCAGAACGTAGACGTTCAATTGAGTACAAAGGATCACTACCAACACTGGCATTCACCACAAATGTGACACCCTCTTCAGCCATTAAATTAACACGGCGCTGGACAATGCCAATCTTGTCTGTCTTCATGTTAGGCACACCATACATCATTAAACCTCCAATTCGGTCTGCACGTTCAAACACAGTTACGAAATGGCCCATTTTATTTAGTTGATCTGCAGCAGCCAAACCAGCTGGTCCACTGCCAACAATGGCCACCTTCCTTCTGTAATAGGATCATTTCATTGTTAAAGAGCAATACTGAGATACTACCTGGTAGTGAAATTAAACTGCAAACACAGACAAAAATAAACGAATTTAAAAAGTATCTGTAAATACCCTGTTCTTTGAAGTGGAGGTCGTGGAACCATCCATCCCTCTTCGAAACCTTTGTCTATGATTGCACATTCTATACTTTTGATAGACACCGGATTCTCAATGATCCCAAGAACACATGACCCCTCACAAGGAGCAGGGCAAACTCGTCCAGTAAATTCAGGGAAGTTGTTTGTCTCAAGTAATCGATCCAATGCTTCGCGCCATCTGTTCTGGTGAACTAATTCATTGAATTCTGGGATTTTATTTCCAAGAGGGCAACCAGCACCTGAGCTTTCCTGTGaaagtaaaataaaaatgttacaaAAAGAGTTCCAAAATCTTATCATCAGTAGATAAGAGAAGGACCAAACAAGTCGCATTAGAAGTATACTGTAGAGAAACAACAACTTCAATTCAGCAACTGAATCTGAATACAGAAAATGTATCCATCTTAACAATGATGGAAAGAGAATTAAAATATATACTGCCTTTGTCCTGAAATTTAAGGTATTGAAACATTCAAATTGTCCTAAATTATAAGGTATTCTAGGTGAATTAACTCCCACAAAGCCACAATCACATCCGTACCTGCCATTAGTGCCTACCACTACATGTCATGCatgttctcaaaaaaaaaatagtgttTATCGCCAAGCTCAAAATATGGTAAGCACAAAGTCTATCTATTGTTAAGGAGGGTTACATGCGCCATATGCATTACACATAATTTGTCCTAAAATTCCTAGGATTCCTTATATTTcaggatggagagagtataaaataataaacagcaaaaatagaaatatcaCCTGATGACAGAAAGGAGTGCCACAGTCCATGCAACGAGCAGATTGTGTATTTAATAGTGGGCCAGGTGTTGATTCAATTGCAACTTCCTTCCAATCTTTAACACGCTCTTTTGGATCTCTGTAAGAAATACTCTCTCGCTCATATGTAATAAAACCTCGATACTTTTTGGCATTGGCAACACGTGTTGGTCGGCTTGCTGACTGATCAGGTTGTACTTTCTGTACATGAAAGTTGATACAAGTAGTCAATGAGAGCTTCCAAGTATTGGAATTCAATTATTAGCTGTTCTGATGAATAAACATTTGTGCAAGAATTTAATTCTCTATTGAATGAATACGAAATCATAAATAAACTAGAAATGTTTAGGTATGATGAATTCACAATAGCTAAGTAGGAATCCGTGATATGAAAAATGAAACAGAGTTGCCACTTGAAAATGCATCTCACCTTAGTTGTCACAGAAATTCCATTTGCCACCTTAGGCTCCTTTGCATGCTTAGCAACAGCCTTTTCCGCCTTCATGTTTTCTAAAACCCTCTTATAATCCCTTGGATATACTTTTACAAATTTTGGAAGAAGATTATCAAAATCGGAGAGTATGTCTCTAGCCAAAACACTCTCAGTGTTGCGACGATGTTGCTCAATCATCATTTTCAATGTGATGATGTCATCCTCTTCCTCCACATGATATAGGTCAACTAACTCATTGTTGCAGCGAGCACTGAATTTCCCATCAACATCATAAACATAGGCAATGCCTCCACTCATGCCAGCAGCAAAGTTCCGCCCTGTTTTTCCGAGGATAACCACAGCACCTCCAGTCATGTACTCACATCCATGATCTCCAATTCCTTCAACCACTGCTTGAGCACCTGAGTTGCGAACACAAAACCTTTCTGCTGCCATACCATTGAAATATGCCTCTCCCTTGGTAGCACCATATAGAGCCACATTACCAATGACAATATTATCCTCTGGAACAAAAGAACTGTTCCTTGGTGGGTACACAAcaatttttccaccagataagCCCTTACCGACATAATCATTGCTGTCTCCTTCCAGTTCAAGAGTGATTCCAGGACAAAGAAAAGCACCAAAACTTTGACCAGCACTTCCAGTAAACTTCACATGAATTGTACCAGCAGGCAATCCACTCATGTGATAACGTTTTGTGACTTCATGACTGAGCATAGTTCCAACTGCTCGGTTCGTGTTCTGGATTGGAGTCTCAATGAAAACACGGACTTGCTTTTCAATAGCAGTTCTTGACAAATCTATTAGTTTGTTATCTAACGCCATATCTAGGCCGTGGTCTTGCTTCTCAACACAGTACTGAGCAACACCTGGACGAATCTCTGAAGCTGGTTTCAAGATTAGTGAGAGATCAATGTTCTCAAGTTTCTCATTGCTCTTCACTACTTCTGGATCAACCTCAAGCATATCAGAACGTCCAACCATTTCAGTAATGGTGCGGAACCCAAGGTTTGCCATGATTTCTCTTAGCTCCTCAGCAAGCATGAAGAAAAAGTTAATGACATGCTCTGGTTCTCCAGCAAACTTTTCTCGAAGCACTGGGTCTTGAGTAGCTATACCAACAGGACAAGTGTTCATGTGACATTTTCGCATCATAATACAGCCAAGTGTGATCAGTGGTGCAGTGCTGAAACCAAATTCCTCTGcaccaagcaagcaagcaacaGCAACATCTCTACCAGTCTTCAACTGTCCATCTGTTTGCAGAACTGCTCGACCACGAAGCCCATTTGCTACTAGAGTTTGATGTGTCTCAGCCAACCCGAGTTCCCATGGAAGTCCCGCATTCTTGATACCAGTCCATCTTGAAGCTCCTGTGCCTCCATCATGGCCAGAAATAAGAACATGATCTGCGTGTCCTTTTACAACACCACTAGCAACAACCCCCACACCAGCCTCAGAAACTAGTTTCACACTGATACGGGCTCCAGGATTTGAATTCTGCATAGGCAAGAATATCACTATCATTGAACAGCATTTGCAAGTTGGAGATTCACAAACATACATGCAAGTTCACCAGTAAAAAGTAGCAAGAGTAGCCCTCGCAGCAAGTGATCCATGAATATTAAGAGCAATAAGAGGACTTCAGAGGTTGATAAGACAGGgagtattaaaaaaaataaattgagCCAACAGCAACAATCAATGAATCACAGATCTTGTGGTATAGAAAACAGCAATACTCTATTAACAATTTATACCTTAAGATCATGTATAAGCTGTGCAAGATCCTCAATCGAATAGATATCATGATGCGGAGGTGGACTAATCAGTCCTACACCAGCTGTGGAATGTCTTGTGACAGCAATGTCACCAATAACCTTGTGGCCTGGAAGCTCACCACCTTCACCAGGTTTGGCACCCTATAGAAATTTAAGGTAAAAAATACAGTAAATCTAAAATGAAATATGGAAGACCCATGTTCTTTCAACAGGATGTAATCATTTTTAATGGCTGCATGGTCAAAATGTTGACAAAGTACCTGAGCCATTTTTATCTGCAGCTCATCTGCATTAGTCAGGTAATAGCTGGAAACTCCAAAACGTCCACTAGCAACTTGCTTGATCGCACTTCGTCTTGGGTTCATTGAGCCATCAGGAAGTGGTTCCATCCGAGAGGGCTGTTCCCCTCCCTCACCTTCACAGATATATTAAAGCATGT from Sorghum bicolor cultivar BTx623 chromosome 3, Sorghum_bicolor_NCBIv3, whole genome shotgun sequence encodes the following:
- the LOC8061876 gene encoding uncharacterized protein LOC8061876, with the protein product MGNTVAPCMCRKEAAGTAAVTTRGRRRPKSFVTGLVPAAGPDAAPPPRRLAVTPRKHQRDDVELEQQQQQQQQDETTTRAGPGRSRARARAGGVSWAGGVGDDDDAAAVGKQASGAAAVVTVKIVLKRKDAEALVARLNAQSARERKARMDELKGEFRAGDCGAMSPTPCRDAWKPSLAPIKENYPSGVSL
- the LOC8068026 gene encoding glutamate synthase 1 [NADH], chloroplastic isoform X1; translated protein: MSTAQGTALKSAPMGPGRRARRGRPVAAPYRSGWQAYGGVSLEGGGFLGGVQRTEERVAPRAPRAAARDAEVVRPLSKLPNSSIGLYNPSFERDACGVGFVAELSGDYKRETVNDAIEMLERMAHRGACGCEKNTGDGAGIMVALPHDFFKEVTKDAGFELPPPGEYAVGMFFMPTDEKRREKGKAEFKKVAESLGHVILGWRPVPTDNSDLGESALETEPVIEQVFITKSSRSEAEFEQQLYILRRLSIISVRAALNIKRGGERDFYMCSLSSRTIVYKGQLKPCQLKGYYYADLGHENFTSYMALVHSRFSTNTFPSWDRAQPMRVLGHNGEINTLRGNKNWITAREGLLEAEKLGLSKEQLSRILPIVDATSSDSGAFDNVLELLVRGGRSLPEAVMMMIPEAWQNDGNMDPEKKALYEFLSALMEPWDGPALISFTDGRYLGATLDRNGLRPGRFYVTHSGRVIMGSEVGVVDVPPEDVLRKGRLNPGMMLLVDFENHTVVDDEALKTQYSKAHPYGEWLKRQKIHLKDIVESVPETDRVAPSISSSLPQKNENKDDVGINGILTPLKAFGYTVEALEMLLLPMAKDGVEALGSMGNDTPLAVMSNREKLTFEYFKQMFAQVTNPPIDPIREKIVTSMECMIGPEGDLLETTEKQCNRLALKGPLVSIDEMEAIKKMDYRGWRSKVLDITYPKKSGRKGLEEALDRICAEAREAISKGYTILVLSDRGFSSDRVATSSLLAVGAVHQHLVANHERTRIGLLVESAEPREVHHFCTLVGFGADAICPYLAIEAIWCLQNDGKIPPNGDGQLYSKEELVRKYFYASNYGMMKVLAKMGISTLASYKGAQIFEALGLSSEVIGKCFEGTPSRIEGATFEMLARDALRLHELAFPSRTPPAGSADAKALPNPGDYHWRKNGEIHLNDPLAMGKLQEAARVNSRAAYKEYSKRIQELNKACNLRGMLKFKDISDKISLDEVEPASEIVKRFCTGAMSYGSISLEAHTALAIAMNKLGGKSNTGEGGEQPSRMEPLPDGSMNPRRSAIKQVASGRFGVSSYYLTNADELQIKMAQGAKPGEGGELPGHKVIGDIAVTRHSTAGVGLISPPPHHDIYSIEDLAQLIHDLKNSNPGARISVKLVSEAGVGVVASGVVKGHADHVLISGHDGGTGASRWTGIKNAGLPWELGLAETHQTLVANGLRGRAVLQTDGQLKTGRDVAVACLLGAEEFGFSTAPLITLGCIMMRKCHMNTCPVGIATQDPVLREKFAGEPEHVINFFFMLAEELREIMANLGFRTITEMVGRSDMLEVDPEVVKSNEKLENIDLSLILKPASEIRPGVAQYCVEKQDHGLDMALDNKLIDLSRTAIEKQVRVFIETPIQNTNRAVGTMLSHEVTKRYHMSGLPAGTIHVKFTGSAGQSFGAFLCPGITLELEGDSNDYVGKGLSGGKIVVYPPRNSSFVPEDNIVIGNVALYGATKGEAYFNGMAAERFCVRNSGAQAVVEGIGDHGCEYMTGGAVVILGKTGRNFAAGMSGGIAYVYDVDGKFSARCNNELVDLYHVEEEDDIITLKMMIEQHRRNTESVLARDILSDFDNLLPKFVKVYPRDYKRVLENMKAEKAVAKHAKEPKVANGISVTTKKVQPDQSASRPTRVANAKKYRGFITYERESISYRDPKERVKDWKEVAIESTPGPLLNTQSARCMDCGTPFCHQESSGAGCPLGNKIPEFNELVHQNRWREALDRLLETNNFPEFTGRVCPAPCEGSCVLGIIENPVSIKSIECAIIDKGFEEGWMVPRPPLQRTGRKVAIVGSGPAGLAAADQLNKMGHFVTVFERADRIGGLMMYGVPNMKTDKIGIVQRRVNLMAEEGVTFVVNASVGSDPLYSIERLRSENDAVILACGATKPRDLTIPGRELSGVHFAMEFLHANTKSLLDSNLEDGKYISARGKKVVVIGGGDTGTDCIGTSIRHGCTNLVNLELLSKPPSNRAADNPWPQWPRIFRVDYGHQEAATKFGKDPRTYEVLTKRFIGDENGKVKALEVVRVKWEKVDGRFQLKEIEGSEEIIEADLVLLAMGFLGPEATIAEKLGLEKDNRSNFKAQFGDFATSVDGVFAAGDCRRGQSLVVWAITEGRQAAAAVDKYLSRYDQNAAGDITPSGAGLVQPVAA
- the LOC8068026 gene encoding glutamate synthase 1 [NADH], chloroplastic isoform X2; its protein translation is MRVLGHNGEINTLRGNKNWITAREGLLEAEKLGLSKEQLSRILPIVDATSSDSGAFDNVLELLVRGGRSLPEAVMMMIPEAWQNDGNMDPEKKALYEFLSALMEPWDGPALISFTDGRYLGATLDRNGLRPGRFYVTHSGRVIMGSEVGVVDVPPEDVLRKGRLNPGMMLLVDFENHTVVDDEALKTQYSKAHPYGEWLKRQKIHLKDIVESVPETDRVAPSISSSLPQKNENKDDVGINGILTPLKAFGYTVEALEMLLLPMAKDGVEALGSMGNDTPLAVMSNREKLTFEYFKQMFAQVTNPPIDPIREKIVTSMECMIGPEGDLLETTEKQCNRLALKGPLVSIDEMEAIKKMDYRGWRSKVLDITYPKKSGRKGLEEALDRICAEAREAISKGYTILVLSDRGFSSDRVATSSLLAVGAVHQHLVANHERTRIGLLVESAEPREVHHFCTLVGFGADAICPYLAIEAIWCLQNDGKIPPNGDGQLYSKEELVRKYFYASNYGMMKVLAKMGISTLASYKGAQIFEALGLSSEVIGKCFEGTPSRIEGATFEMLARDALRLHELAFPSRTPPAGSADAKALPNPGDYHWRKNGEIHLNDPLAMGKLQEAARVNSRAAYKEYSKRIQELNKACNLRGMLKFKDISDKISLDEVEPASEIVKRFCTGAMSYGSISLEAHTALAIAMNKLGGKSNTGEGGEQPSRMEPLPDGSMNPRRSAIKQVASGRFGVSSYYLTNADELQIKMAQGAKPGEGGELPGHKVIGDIAVTRHSTAGVGLISPPPHHDIYSIEDLAQLIHDLKNSNPGARISVKLVSEAGVGVVASGVVKGHADHVLISGHDGGTGASRWTGIKNAGLPWELGLAETHQTLVANGLRGRAVLQTDGQLKTGRDVAVACLLGAEEFGFSTAPLITLGCIMMRKCHMNTCPVGIATQDPVLREKFAGEPEHVINFFFMLAEELREIMANLGFRTITEMVGRSDMLEVDPEVVKSNEKLENIDLSLILKPASEIRPGVAQYCVEKQDHGLDMALDNKLIDLSRTAIEKQVRVFIETPIQNTNRAVGTMLSHEVTKRYHMSGLPAGTIHVKFTGSAGQSFGAFLCPGITLELEGDSNDYVGKGLSGGKIVVYPPRNSSFVPEDNIVIGNVALYGATKGEAYFNGMAAERFCVRNSGAQAVVEGIGDHGCEYMTGGAVVILGKTGRNFAAGMSGGIAYVYDVDGKFSARCNNELVDLYHVEEEDDIITLKMMIEQHRRNTESVLARDILSDFDNLLPKFVKVYPRDYKRVLENMKAEKAVAKHAKEPKVANGISVTTKKVQPDQSASRPTRVANAKKYRGFITYERESISYRDPKERVKDWKEVAIESTPGPLLNTQSARCMDCGTPFCHQESSGAGCPLGNKIPEFNELVHQNRWREALDRLLETNNFPEFTGRVCPAPCEGSCVLGIIENPVSIKSIECAIIDKGFEEGWMVPRPPLQRTGRKVAIVGSGPAGLAAADQLNKMGHFVTVFERADRIGGLMMYGVPNMKTDKIGIVQRRVNLMAEEGVTFVVNASVGSDPLYSIERLRSENDAVILACGATKPRDLTIPGRELSGVHFAMEFLHANTKSLLDSNLEDGKYISARGKKVVVIGGGDTGTDCIGTSIRHGCTNLVNLELLSKPPSNRAADNPWPQWPRIFRVDYGHQEAATKFGKDPRTYEVLTKRFIGDENGKVKALEVVRVKWEKVDGRFQLKEIEGSEEIIEADLVLLAMGFLGPEATIAEKLGLEKDNRSNFKAQFGDFATSVDGVFAAGDCRRGQSLVVWAITEGRQAAAAVDKYLSRYDQNAAGDITPSGAGLVQPVAA